One window of the Canis aureus isolate CA01 chromosome 1, VMU_Caureus_v.1.0, whole genome shotgun sequence genome contains the following:
- the DKKL1 gene encoding dickkopf-like protein 1 isoform X3, whose protein sequence is MRSGLPARPAMWQPLVLLLLLPSALVPPSTAAPIRDADAQESSSGFLGLQSLIHGFTRLFLKDDLLRGMDSFFSAPMDFRGLPRNYHQEENQEHRLGNNTLSSHLQIDKVPKIEEKEALVPVPKAIDSFHPEPHPRVAFWIMKLPRRRSHQDIQEGGRWLSEKRHRLQAIRDGLREGSHEDSLEEGTQGSSHSKLPARKTHFLYILRPSQQL, encoded by the exons ATGAGATCTGG CCTCCCGGCCCGCCCCGCAATGTGGCAACCTCtggtcctgctgctgctgctcccctctGCCCTGGTGCCCCCCTCCACTGCAGCCCCCATCCGCGATGCTGACGCCCAGGAGAGCTCCTCGGGTTTTCTAGGCCTCCAGAGCCTAATCCATGGCTTCACCCGGCTTTTCCTGAAA GATGACTTGCTGCGGGGCATGGACAGCTTCTTCTCAGCCCCCATGGACTTCCGAGGCCTCCCCAGAAACTACCACCAAGAAGAGAACCAGGAGCACCGGCTGGGGAACAACACTCTCTCTAGCCACCTACAGATCGACAAG GTACCCAAGATAGAGGAGAAGGAAGCCCTGGTGCCTGTCCCGAAAGCCATCGACAGCTTCCACCCAGAACCCCATCCCCGAGTGGCCTTCTGGATAATGAAGCTGCCACGGCGGAGGTCCCACCAGGACATTCAGGAGGGTGGCCGCTGGCTCAGCGAGAAGCGACACCGCCTGCAGGCCATCCGGGATGGGCTCCGGGAGGGGAGTCACGAGGACAGCCTTGAAGAGGGGACCCAGGGGTCCTCCCACTCCAAGCTGCCAGCCCGCAAGACCCACTTCCTGTACATCCTCAGGCCCTCTCAGCAGCTATAG
- the DKKL1 gene encoding dickkopf-like protein 1 isoform X1 encodes MRSGLPARPAMWQPLVLLLLLPSALVPPSTAAPIRDADAQESSSGFLGLQSLIHGFTRLFLKDDLLRGMDSFFSAPMDFRGLPRNYHQEENQEHRLGNNTLSSHLQIDKVTDNKTGEVLISKQVVASIEPGEGSLEGDWKVPKIEEKEALVPVPKAIDSFHPEPHPRVAFWIMKLPRRRSHQDIQEGGRWLSEKRHRLQAIRDGLREGSHEDSLEEGTQGSSHSKLPARKTHFLYILRPSQQL; translated from the exons ATGAGATCTGG CCTCCCGGCCCGCCCCGCAATGTGGCAACCTCtggtcctgctgctgctgctcccctctGCCCTGGTGCCCCCCTCCACTGCAGCCCCCATCCGCGATGCTGACGCCCAGGAGAGCTCCTCGGGTTTTCTAGGCCTCCAGAGCCTAATCCATGGCTTCACCCGGCTTTTCCTGAAA GATGACTTGCTGCGGGGCATGGACAGCTTCTTCTCAGCCCCCATGGACTTCCGAGGCCTCCCCAGAAACTACCACCAAGAAGAGAACCAGGAGCACCGGCTGGGGAACAACACTCTCTCTAGCCACCTACAGATCGACAAG GTGACAGACAACAAAACAGGAGAGGTGCTGATCTCCAAGCAGGTGGTGGCATCCATTGAGCCGGGAGAGGGGAGTTTGGAGGGTGACTGGAAG GTACCCAAGATAGAGGAGAAGGAAGCCCTGGTGCCTGTCCCGAAAGCCATCGACAGCTTCCACCCAGAACCCCATCCCCGAGTGGCCTTCTGGATAATGAAGCTGCCACGGCGGAGGTCCCACCAGGACATTCAGGAGGGTGGCCGCTGGCTCAGCGAGAAGCGACACCGCCTGCAGGCCATCCGGGATGGGCTCCGGGAGGGGAGTCACGAGGACAGCCTTGAAGAGGGGACCCAGGGGTCCTCCCACTCCAAGCTGCCAGCCCGCAAGACCCACTTCCTGTACATCCTCAGGCCCTCTCAGCAGCTATAG
- the DKKL1 gene encoding dickkopf-like protein 1 isoform X2, with amino-acid sequence MWQPLVLLLLLPSALVPPSTAAPIRDADAQESSSGFLGLQSLIHGFTRLFLKDDLLRGMDSFFSAPMDFRGLPRNYHQEENQEHRLGNNTLSSHLQIDKVTDNKTGEVLISKQVVASIEPGEGSLEGDWKVPKIEEKEALVPVPKAIDSFHPEPHPRVAFWIMKLPRRRSHQDIQEGGRWLSEKRHRLQAIRDGLREGSHEDSLEEGTQGSSHSKLPARKTHFLYILRPSQQL; translated from the exons ATGTGGCAACCTCtggtcctgctgctgctgctcccctctGCCCTGGTGCCCCCCTCCACTGCAGCCCCCATCCGCGATGCTGACGCCCAGGAGAGCTCCTCGGGTTTTCTAGGCCTCCAGAGCCTAATCCATGGCTTCACCCGGCTTTTCCTGAAA GATGACTTGCTGCGGGGCATGGACAGCTTCTTCTCAGCCCCCATGGACTTCCGAGGCCTCCCCAGAAACTACCACCAAGAAGAGAACCAGGAGCACCGGCTGGGGAACAACACTCTCTCTAGCCACCTACAGATCGACAAG GTGACAGACAACAAAACAGGAGAGGTGCTGATCTCCAAGCAGGTGGTGGCATCCATTGAGCCGGGAGAGGGGAGTTTGGAGGGTGACTGGAAG GTACCCAAGATAGAGGAGAAGGAAGCCCTGGTGCCTGTCCCGAAAGCCATCGACAGCTTCCACCCAGAACCCCATCCCCGAGTGGCCTTCTGGATAATGAAGCTGCCACGGCGGAGGTCCCACCAGGACATTCAGGAGGGTGGCCGCTGGCTCAGCGAGAAGCGACACCGCCTGCAGGCCATCCGGGATGGGCTCCGGGAGGGGAGTCACGAGGACAGCCTTGAAGAGGGGACCCAGGGGTCCTCCCACTCCAAGCTGCCAGCCCGCAAGACCCACTTCCTGTACATCCTCAGGCCCTCTCAGCAGCTATAG
- the TEAD2 gene encoding transcriptional enhancer factor TEF-4 isoform X1, giving the protein MGEPRAGAPLDDGSGWTGSEEGSEEGTGGSEGAGGDGGPDAEGVWSPDIEQSFQEALAIYPPCGRRKIILSDEGKMYGRNELIARYIKLRTGKTRTRKQVSSHIQVLARRKSREIQSKLKALNVDQVSKDKAFQTMATMSSAQLISAPSLQAKLGPAGPQASELFQFWSGGSGPPWNVPDVKPFSQTPFLSLTPPSTDLPGYEPPQALSPPALPPPAPSPPAWQARALGTARLQLVEFSAFVEPPDAVDSYQRHLFVHISQHCPSPGAPPLESVDVRQIYDKFPEKKGGLRELYDRGPPHAFFLVKFWADLNWGPSGEEVGTSGSSGGFYGVSSQYESLEHMTLTCSSKVCSFGKQVVEKVETERAQLEDGRFVYRLLRSPMCEYLVNFLHKLRQLPERYMMNSVLENFTILQVVTNRDTQELLLCTAYVFEVSTSERGAQHHIYRLVRD; this is encoded by the exons ATGGGGGAACCCCGGGCTGGGGCCCCCCTGGACGATGGCAGTGGCTGGACGGGAAGTGAGGAAGGAAGTGAGGAGGGCACCGGCGGCAGCGAGGGGGCTGGGGGAGATGGGGGTCCAGACGCAGAAGGTGTGTGGAGCCCAGACATCGAGCAGAGCTTCCAGGAGGCCCTGGCCATCTACCCGCCATGTGGCCGGCGGAAAATCATCCTGTCTGATGAAGGCAAGATGTATG GTCGGAATGAACTGATTGCCCGCTACATCAAGCTGAGAACAGGGAAGACCCGGACTCGCAAACAG GTCTCTAGTCACATCCAGGTTCTGGCTCGAAGGAAATCAAGGGAGATCCAGTCCAAGCTCAAG GCCTTGAATGTG GACCAGGTCTCCAAGGACAAGGCTTTCCAGACCATGGCCACCATGTCGTCAGCCCAGCTCATCTCAGCACCTTCCCTGCAGGCCAAACTGGGTCCTGCTGGTCCCCAG GCTTCTGAGCTTTTCCAGTTTTGGTCAGGGGGCTCTGGCCCCCCCTGGAATGTTCCAGA TGTGAAGCCATTCTCACAGACACCGTTCTTGTCACTGACCCCCCCATCTACTGACCTCCCAG ggTACGAGCCTCCCCAAGCCCTgtcaccccctgccctgcccccacctgccccatcaCCCCCAGCCTGGCAGGCTCGGGCCCTGGGCACTGCCCGGTTGCAGCTGGTGGAGTTCTCAGCCTTTGTGGAACCGCCCGATGCAGTTGATTCT TACCAGAGGCACCTGTTTGTACACATCAGCCAGCACTGCCCCAGCCCTGGCGCCCCCCCCCTCGAGAGTGTGGACGTCCGGCAGATCTATGACAAGTTCCCAGAGAAAAAGGGTGGCCTTCGGGAGCTGTACGATCGCGGGCCCCCTCACGCCTTCTTCCTGGTCAAGTTCTGG GCGGACCTCAACTGGGGCCCGAGTGGCGAGGAGGTAGGGACCAGTGGCAGCAGCGGTGGCTTCTATGGAGTGAGCAGCCAGTACGAGAGCCTGGAGCACATGACCCTCACCTGTTCCTCCAAGGTCTGCTCCTTTGGCAAGCAGGTGGTGGAGAAGGTGGAG ACGGAGCGTGCCCAGCTGGAGGACGGGAGGTTTGTGTACCGCCTGCTGCGCTCACCCATGTGTGAGTACCTGGTGAATTTCTTGCACAAACTGCGACAGCTGCCTGAGCGCTATATGATGAACAGCGTCCTGGAGAACTTCACCATCCTCCAG GTGGTGACAAACAGAGACACCCAGGAGCTGCTGCTCTGCACCGCCTACGTCTTTGAGGTCTCCACCAGTGAGCGAGGGGCCCAGCACCACATTTACCGTCTGGTCAGGGACTGA
- the TEAD2 gene encoding transcriptional enhancer factor TEF-4 isoform X4, whose amino-acid sequence MGEPRAGAPLDDGSGWTGSEEGSEEGTGGSEGAGGDGGPDAEGVWSPDIEQSFQEALAIYPPCGRRKIILSDEGKMYGRNELIARYIKLRTGKTRTRKQVSSHIQVLARRKSREIQSKLKALNVDQVSKDKAFQTMATMSSAQLISAPSLQAKLGPAGPQASELFQFWSGGSGPPWNVPDVKPFSQTPFLSLTPPSTDLPGYEPPQALSPPALPPPAPSPPAWQARALGTARLQLVEFSAFVEPPDAVDSADLNWGPSGEEVGTSGSSGGFYGVSSQYESLEHMTLTCSSKVCSFGKQVVEKVETERAQLEDGRFVYRLLRSPMCEYLVNFLHKLRQLPERYMMNSVLENFTILQVVTNRDTQELLLCTAYVFEVSTSERGAQHHIYRLVRD is encoded by the exons ATGGGGGAACCCCGGGCTGGGGCCCCCCTGGACGATGGCAGTGGCTGGACGGGAAGTGAGGAAGGAAGTGAGGAGGGCACCGGCGGCAGCGAGGGGGCTGGGGGAGATGGGGGTCCAGACGCAGAAGGTGTGTGGAGCCCAGACATCGAGCAGAGCTTCCAGGAGGCCCTGGCCATCTACCCGCCATGTGGCCGGCGGAAAATCATCCTGTCTGATGAAGGCAAGATGTATG GTCGGAATGAACTGATTGCCCGCTACATCAAGCTGAGAACAGGGAAGACCCGGACTCGCAAACAG GTCTCTAGTCACATCCAGGTTCTGGCTCGAAGGAAATCAAGGGAGATCCAGTCCAAGCTCAAG GCCTTGAATGTG GACCAGGTCTCCAAGGACAAGGCTTTCCAGACCATGGCCACCATGTCGTCAGCCCAGCTCATCTCAGCACCTTCCCTGCAGGCCAAACTGGGTCCTGCTGGTCCCCAG GCTTCTGAGCTTTTCCAGTTTTGGTCAGGGGGCTCTGGCCCCCCCTGGAATGTTCCAGA TGTGAAGCCATTCTCACAGACACCGTTCTTGTCACTGACCCCCCCATCTACTGACCTCCCAG ggTACGAGCCTCCCCAAGCCCTgtcaccccctgccctgcccccacctgccccatcaCCCCCAGCCTGGCAGGCTCGGGCCCTGGGCACTGCCCGGTTGCAGCTGGTGGAGTTCTCAGCCTTTGTGGAACCGCCCGATGCAGTTGATTCT GCGGACCTCAACTGGGGCCCGAGTGGCGAGGAGGTAGGGACCAGTGGCAGCAGCGGTGGCTTCTATGGAGTGAGCAGCCAGTACGAGAGCCTGGAGCACATGACCCTCACCTGTTCCTCCAAGGTCTGCTCCTTTGGCAAGCAGGTGGTGGAGAAGGTGGAG ACGGAGCGTGCCCAGCTGGAGGACGGGAGGTTTGTGTACCGCCTGCTGCGCTCACCCATGTGTGAGTACCTGGTGAATTTCTTGCACAAACTGCGACAGCTGCCTGAGCGCTATATGATGAACAGCGTCCTGGAGAACTTCACCATCCTCCAG GTGGTGACAAACAGAGACACCCAGGAGCTGCTGCTCTGCACCGCCTACGTCTTTGAGGTCTCCACCAGTGAGCGAGGGGCCCAGCACCACATTTACCGTCTGGTCAGGGACTGA
- the TEAD2 gene encoding transcriptional enhancer factor TEF-4 isoform X2, translating to MGEPRAGAPLDDGSGWTGSEEGSEEGTGGSEGAGGDGGPDAEGVWSPDIEQSFQEALAIYPPCGRRKIILSDEGKMYGRNELIARYIKLRTGKTRTRKQVSSHIQVLARRKSREIQSKLKDQVSKDKAFQTMATMSSAQLISAPSLQAKLGPAGPQASELFQFWSGGSGPPWNVPDVKPFSQTPFLSLTPPSTDLPGYEPPQALSPPALPPPAPSPPAWQARALGTARLQLVEFSAFVEPPDAVDSYQRHLFVHISQHCPSPGAPPLESVDVRQIYDKFPEKKGGLRELYDRGPPHAFFLVKFWADLNWGPSGEEVGTSGSSGGFYGVSSQYESLEHMTLTCSSKVCSFGKQVVEKVETERAQLEDGRFVYRLLRSPMCEYLVNFLHKLRQLPERYMMNSVLENFTILQVVTNRDTQELLLCTAYVFEVSTSERGAQHHIYRLVRD from the exons ATGGGGGAACCCCGGGCTGGGGCCCCCCTGGACGATGGCAGTGGCTGGACGGGAAGTGAGGAAGGAAGTGAGGAGGGCACCGGCGGCAGCGAGGGGGCTGGGGGAGATGGGGGTCCAGACGCAGAAGGTGTGTGGAGCCCAGACATCGAGCAGAGCTTCCAGGAGGCCCTGGCCATCTACCCGCCATGTGGCCGGCGGAAAATCATCCTGTCTGATGAAGGCAAGATGTATG GTCGGAATGAACTGATTGCCCGCTACATCAAGCTGAGAACAGGGAAGACCCGGACTCGCAAACAG GTCTCTAGTCACATCCAGGTTCTGGCTCGAAGGAAATCAAGGGAGATCCAGTCCAAGCTCAAG GACCAGGTCTCCAAGGACAAGGCTTTCCAGACCATGGCCACCATGTCGTCAGCCCAGCTCATCTCAGCACCTTCCCTGCAGGCCAAACTGGGTCCTGCTGGTCCCCAG GCTTCTGAGCTTTTCCAGTTTTGGTCAGGGGGCTCTGGCCCCCCCTGGAATGTTCCAGA TGTGAAGCCATTCTCACAGACACCGTTCTTGTCACTGACCCCCCCATCTACTGACCTCCCAG ggTACGAGCCTCCCCAAGCCCTgtcaccccctgccctgcccccacctgccccatcaCCCCCAGCCTGGCAGGCTCGGGCCCTGGGCACTGCCCGGTTGCAGCTGGTGGAGTTCTCAGCCTTTGTGGAACCGCCCGATGCAGTTGATTCT TACCAGAGGCACCTGTTTGTACACATCAGCCAGCACTGCCCCAGCCCTGGCGCCCCCCCCCTCGAGAGTGTGGACGTCCGGCAGATCTATGACAAGTTCCCAGAGAAAAAGGGTGGCCTTCGGGAGCTGTACGATCGCGGGCCCCCTCACGCCTTCTTCCTGGTCAAGTTCTGG GCGGACCTCAACTGGGGCCCGAGTGGCGAGGAGGTAGGGACCAGTGGCAGCAGCGGTGGCTTCTATGGAGTGAGCAGCCAGTACGAGAGCCTGGAGCACATGACCCTCACCTGTTCCTCCAAGGTCTGCTCCTTTGGCAAGCAGGTGGTGGAGAAGGTGGAG ACGGAGCGTGCCCAGCTGGAGGACGGGAGGTTTGTGTACCGCCTGCTGCGCTCACCCATGTGTGAGTACCTGGTGAATTTCTTGCACAAACTGCGACAGCTGCCTGAGCGCTATATGATGAACAGCGTCCTGGAGAACTTCACCATCCTCCAG GTGGTGACAAACAGAGACACCCAGGAGCTGCTGCTCTGCACCGCCTACGTCTTTGAGGTCTCCACCAGTGAGCGAGGGGCCCAGCACCACATTTACCGTCTGGTCAGGGACTGA
- the TEAD2 gene encoding transcriptional enhancer factor TEF-4 isoform X3: MGEPRAGAPLDDGSGWTGSEEGSEEGTGGSEGAGGDGGPDAEGVWSPDIEQSFQEALAIYPPCGRRKIILSDEGKMYGRNELIARYIKLRTGKTRTRKQVSSHIQVLARRKSREIQSKLKALNVDQVSKDKAFQTMATMSSAQLISAPSLQAKLGPAGPQASELFQFWSGGSGPPWNVPDVKPFSQTPFLSLTPPSTDLPGYEPPQALSPPALPPPAPSPPAWQARALGTARLQLVEFSAFVEPPDAVDSYQRHLFVHISQHCPSPGAPPLESVDVRQIYDKFPEKKGGLRELYDRGPPHAFFLVKFWADLNWGPSGEEVGTSGSSGGFYGVSSQYESLEHMTLTCSSKTERAQLEDGRFVYRLLRSPMCEYLVNFLHKLRQLPERYMMNSVLENFTILQVVTNRDTQELLLCTAYVFEVSTSERGAQHHIYRLVRD, encoded by the exons ATGGGGGAACCCCGGGCTGGGGCCCCCCTGGACGATGGCAGTGGCTGGACGGGAAGTGAGGAAGGAAGTGAGGAGGGCACCGGCGGCAGCGAGGGGGCTGGGGGAGATGGGGGTCCAGACGCAGAAGGTGTGTGGAGCCCAGACATCGAGCAGAGCTTCCAGGAGGCCCTGGCCATCTACCCGCCATGTGGCCGGCGGAAAATCATCCTGTCTGATGAAGGCAAGATGTATG GTCGGAATGAACTGATTGCCCGCTACATCAAGCTGAGAACAGGGAAGACCCGGACTCGCAAACAG GTCTCTAGTCACATCCAGGTTCTGGCTCGAAGGAAATCAAGGGAGATCCAGTCCAAGCTCAAG GCCTTGAATGTG GACCAGGTCTCCAAGGACAAGGCTTTCCAGACCATGGCCACCATGTCGTCAGCCCAGCTCATCTCAGCACCTTCCCTGCAGGCCAAACTGGGTCCTGCTGGTCCCCAG GCTTCTGAGCTTTTCCAGTTTTGGTCAGGGGGCTCTGGCCCCCCCTGGAATGTTCCAGA TGTGAAGCCATTCTCACAGACACCGTTCTTGTCACTGACCCCCCCATCTACTGACCTCCCAG ggTACGAGCCTCCCCAAGCCCTgtcaccccctgccctgcccccacctgccccatcaCCCCCAGCCTGGCAGGCTCGGGCCCTGGGCACTGCCCGGTTGCAGCTGGTGGAGTTCTCAGCCTTTGTGGAACCGCCCGATGCAGTTGATTCT TACCAGAGGCACCTGTTTGTACACATCAGCCAGCACTGCCCCAGCCCTGGCGCCCCCCCCCTCGAGAGTGTGGACGTCCGGCAGATCTATGACAAGTTCCCAGAGAAAAAGGGTGGCCTTCGGGAGCTGTACGATCGCGGGCCCCCTCACGCCTTCTTCCTGGTCAAGTTCTGG GCGGACCTCAACTGGGGCCCGAGTGGCGAGGAGGTAGGGACCAGTGGCAGCAGCGGTGGCTTCTATGGAGTGAGCAGCCAGTACGAGAGCCTGGAGCACATGACCCTCACCTGTTCCTCCAAG ACGGAGCGTGCCCAGCTGGAGGACGGGAGGTTTGTGTACCGCCTGCTGCGCTCACCCATGTGTGAGTACCTGGTGAATTTCTTGCACAAACTGCGACAGCTGCCTGAGCGCTATATGATGAACAGCGTCCTGGAGAACTTCACCATCCTCCAG GTGGTGACAAACAGAGACACCCAGGAGCTGCTGCTCTGCACCGCCTACGTCTTTGAGGTCTCCACCAGTGAGCGAGGGGCCCAGCACCACATTTACCGTCTGGTCAGGGACTGA